ttcatttcagatttcataaataaaaagaaaatttcttcaaaacatttttttgagaggattaatattcaacagcatagtgaatttctcaaaggcaaaaaaaaatttaagttcattagaccacattcattatgtgtcagaaacctatgctgtgtcaactatttaatcgcaatccaaatttagagctgaatccagcttgaaagttgtgtcatacttgccccaaccgttcagggttcaaccgttcagggttcaacctctgcggtcgaataaagctgcgccctgcggagcatctggttgttaactgcaaaacatagaaaatgagcACCTTGCCTGCAGATCTTGTTTAAGTTAAATGGTaatgataaaacatatttcttttgtaagaaaatttatcaaaacatggGTTTAAAGTTAGAATTATGTATTTATGAATTATACTTTGTATTCAGCTATGTGAAATGATCATTTGGTACATAATGTTTGATAAactatataaagttataaaacttaaactCCTACATTGACACATTGCTTAGTATGCACTAGGTTTATATGTTTTTGTGCCCTTTACAGAAATGGGCTGTCTGGACTTTTAAATTTTCTAGTTTGCAGACTTACAGTGTGAGTTGTTAATGCTGGTAATAAAAATGAGTAATTTTTCAGGAATTTGGTGAATACATTCCAACGAAACAAGGAAGGTTTACAGGACATGGACATATGAATGGTGGACTGCCACCACAGTGGGGGAGTAACCTGACAGATCTGTTTGGAATGTCAGGACCAGGAATGGTTATGGGTAGGTTGAACATTATACAAAGGCAGAAACAATAAGCAAATTTGTGAAACTTTGTTATAGCAACAGTAATCTACTAAGAACAAGAAGAGAATAAATAGATTAGAAACTTAGTTATAGCAATTAGTAAGCTAAGAATACATATAGATTGTTAAAAGAACTGAAAAGTGCACATTTAGCTTAACATTGTGTTTTTCAGGTCAATAtggtaattttcaattttgtatattCCAGGGACAATAGGCACAGGGACAGGACCGGGGGTTATAAATGATTCACCAGGATACATGCCAAAACAAAAACAGGGATATGTCAACTACAACAAACAAAATCAGAACATGATGGGAAGGACGGGGAACCAGAGACAAAATGGTACGACAGGTAACCAGACAGGGAGACTGTCACCACAAGCTCAACCTACACAACAGCAACAGCAACAAAGAAAACAAGGTATTAATACCACCACTTAGGCAATCTTTACATGACTGAATTGACTGAAACAAGGACTTTTTCATGATGTCACAATTTGAAATTCAGATGAAAGAGAAAATTTGATGTCATAATTCATGATAATTGAGTTTTGATCAACGAAGAACTGAGTTCAAACAAACCACAGGTTGATTAGATAAAAATAATCAATGggtcagaaaaaaaaaataaaacgggGAAGAATTggagaaatattttatatatatttgattatcaaaattaTTGTGTCAATTATAAGAATTATTGTAACATATTACTTTGCTCTACATGTTccctttaattggaataaaagCTATTTTATCATATACATAAAGGCATCAGCTGACATCATTAAACGGTGATATCTAAAATGACAGTGACTTGAGTTTATAgatgttcatttgaaaaaaatttaaactcTTTCGGGAGATAGAAATTATATTCAGCTCAAtgttaaaatttgtatttgtttttaatttaatttctgtATTTGCAGCAGGTCAACAGAGTAGGGATTTGCCACCAAGATTTGCTGCTAAACTGACACAACCCTCAACTCAGATAACAGCGCCATCTACCAACAATCAAGTGCCACCTATGGCCATGATGAATGGTGTTGGTGGATCCTATCCACAAAAAGAAGAGATCAGTTTAAGGCCTGCCAAAAACTTCAATGTGTTCAAACCAACATCTCCCAGCAATTTGCCACGATCTGCACAGGGGATGCCACCTTCAAGTCAGATGAGTAAAATGGTAGTCACACCACCAGAGCCACCAAAGCCACTGCTTAATAAACAGGTAAAGGATGTCTTGTAGATAGCATGTTTGCCAATAGAAAAATTTAACATAGCTTTTCTCAATACAGTTAAAAGATTGTCATTGTAAAATAATATATGGTGTAGTTCTTGAAGTTAAAGTTAAATAGCTTACAATAGGTTTactttaattttgataattagataagataacaaaaatgataaattttataaGGAATAAAAGACAAAAGGAAGAATATTGATCTATAGACCACAACAATGATAACTGTAGATTAAGCAAAAAGAAGCCATAAAAAACTCTGGATCGTTGTTTCTACTCTACTAGTCTTAACAACCCTTGATTCAGTAGTTTTCTTGTTACCAATAAGTCTCTAGCAAGGATATTCTTTTAAGGAATAAAACATCTGGTATATCTAATCAACATGTAGACATGTACTATATATTATGTTGCTATGATTATAAAGTGAAAGAACTAAGAAGACCAATTTGATTTTCACATAGTACTTTGTATCTTTTATTTGATCTTTGCAATActgaattaaatataaataaccaCTATATTAATTATGATAGAACATACTCATATAGTGTGCAATCTCTATTGTCCCAAGTAACATCTACATTTATCTCAACCAATCGTTATTGTTCCAGGtaacatttacattttatatatttaagcaACCAATCTTTATTGTCCCAGGtaacatttacattttgtatattttagcaACCAATTACTATCAAGCAGGAGAAAGAGAAGCCTAAACCTGTTAAAAAGATTGTACCTAATAAAGAAGAGGTGGACAAGGCTTCAGTAAGTTAAACAACATTTTACTTTCTGATCTATTTTATTTTGGAAAACTTAATTACAACCCCTGTAACTGTCCTGTTGTATGGATATGTACTGCCAACTTGGGGAAATATTAGGAATAAGCTGAATTTTTAATGCCACCTGGGATAATATGTTGATATACTTAGAAAATAATAAGTAAAATGTCTGActtgattttatttgtttcaaaacaattttttagattttctgagaattttttgttaaattagtaAGCATTTCACGGCATTCAGTACAAACTATCTACTTGTTCTATAtaatcttttattatttttctatgcAAACATTGCACACAACGACAGCTTTATAtgttattagttttattttatgaTGTATCAAGATTTTGTAACTATTATAcgtttttgttgtaaaaaaaagtttgaaatatgACTAGGGTGTTGTTAGATGTAAATGTATGATAATGTTGGTGTTTTTTAGACTAATATTCTGACAGAATATCTGGAGGCTGGTGGATGTAATGATGCTCTCAATGCATTTAAAGATCTTAATTGTCCAAAGAAGTGAGTGCACTTTTCTTTTGACAATTAAATGCAATTCCATATGATTTATTTTCCAGTAGTAATTCTTATTATTAGTATTTCAGttcagaaataacaaaaaaaggacCATTCTGATAAAGTTAAGCTTGAGATATAGGGTGTTACATATCAAATTCAAGGGTTAAAAATAGGGGGAGGGGTAACTCTATAGACTGGTAAATTGTTACATGTTGATAAAGTAAGCATCCTATCAAATACATTGTCTTTAAATAATGGACTGTCAACATTTAATGAATTAAACTCAATTTATGATCttataaacaagaaaataaagCATTGGtgggttgtttttattttgcaaacTTTGATTACAAAGACAATGCtgcatgtttttttgtttgtttttactcGTATATAAAACGGTTTTCATTAGTTCTTTGAATTAAATTTTTTGTGAAAAAGTGGAAACGTAATACATACTTCAGACAACATACTTATGTTAAATAGTTTTTGCTGAGAATGAATACCAAATTGTTGTTAGAAGATGCAgtactttttactttttaactgaAACTTGAATGGAAGAGTTATAGATGATATGTTCTGTATTATAGGTTTATGGGTGAAGTTTTAATGAAGATGATGAAAGCTTCTGTGGATAAATCAGGTATGTTTTAGTTTATAGTATAACAGTTAATGATTGTGGTATGTTTTAGTTTATAGTATAACAGTTAATGATTGTGGTATGTTTTAGCTTATTGTATAACAGTAAATGATTGTGGTATGTTTTAGCTTATTGTATAACAGTAAATGATTGTGGTATGTTTTAGCTTATTGTATAACAGTAAATGATTGTGGTATGTTTTAGCTTATTGTATAACAGTAAATGATTGTGGTATGTTTTAGCTTATTGTATAACAGTAAATGATTGTGGTATGTTTTAGCTTATTGTATAACAGTAAATGATTGTGGTATGTTTTAGCTTACTGTATAACAGTAAATGATTGTGGTATGTTTTAGCTTATTGTATAACAGTAAATGATTGTGGTATGTCTTCATTGATTGATTACCTTTATTATAAAATCAATTGTATTACCTTCCTACAATGACAGATACTATACATCAGCAGGAAGATCTTTTACCATGAAAATGCTGTTTTATTCTATTTAACAGTTGAACTTGATAACATGTAGCTgacatttatttttcttcaattttagaTACAGAAAGAGAAAATGTAATGATACTGATAACTGCCATGAAATCTGAAAATCTGATATTTGCTGATCAGTTCATGGAGGTGAGTTTTAATGTAACTTAATGCCATCATTTAATCTGTAGTGTACTTGTATCTAGACTGCTGATATGTAATCACTCCATCTCTCTAATGTAAGGATCAAGCAGTTGTATTTGATCATTTTATCCTATCTCTTTAAGGGACTTAATGTGGCACAGTTGGAAGTAAATATCCTGGAAAACAGAAATTATGTAACTTATAGCAATTTTCCAGAACATCTAAAGAATAAAGATGATCTAAACctttttctggatttttttttctttcttaggtAATGCCCAATAATTTGGGTTTTTGTTTGATTACAAAAACTTCTTTCTGGATTTTACATGTATCACATGTCTTTTTAGTACACCATGTGACTGAGGACATTAGAAggcttttctttttaaatttgtatggatttttaaacattatcaaaaaagttactGGAAGCTGACTTTGAATCAGAAGTTGAATCGGCTCTTGTTTTCAAACAGataaatatactgtaaattcagaaactattcaaggtttttattattgcgcaAAATGCGACAGAATTTAAACTAAattcacattttgaaatattttgtatatttgaaacaggatttttctcaaaattgtaaaaattaaaatcgcatttaagtcttaaatgacaaaatcacaataataaatgtatcaataatttgtgaatttacaaTAGTGTTTACATTGTGATATAAGATATAAGGGTTCAATATACATATGTTCCAATGTCTAATTATTGCAGGGATTCCAGATGTTACTGGATCAAATGTCGGCAATGGAGGCTGAAACTCCCTTAATCAAAACTTACCTGGCTAAGTTTGCTGCTATGGGAGTGACAGAAGGGGTAATTACTCTGGCAGAATTGGCTGACCCAATGGAGAATGGTGCTTATTACCCCTTGTTTCTCCTCTGTCTTCAACAGATGCATAAAATAAAGGACAAGACTTGGCTGGTGGCTTCATTTAACAACAGTAAAGTTAATCTGCAGAAAATGTTGCCAGGTAAGAAGGAAACCTGATTTACATGTGGTCAATTCTTAGTTAACCCTCTACtccatggatattttttttttaaatacttgattcgcataggatttttttcagtaaaaaaaaatcatcaggtttaaagtgttaatgcattgtgaaaactaatatttcatcaatgaaattcaagtcagatattctcatgaatctccttttcatattggatacaaattttttttaagtctgatgcagacattttggaGACATagcatttcaactgaggtactacacaggcgtcaaaaggcgtcattatggagtaaagggggtggcgtcaagaggcgtcattatggaggaaaagGTTAAGTTCTTTATCTAAACTCTCTTAAACtctgtatatgtacaaaatgttcaCCTCTCAACATGAAGTAACTAATATTCAATCAAACTAATACACAAATCTTGTAGAATGGTAATGACCGTTACTATAATAGTAATTCTCTTGTCTCCTGCACCTTGCACAAGACAATTCTTTCACACTATACACACATAATGATGTTAATATGCATCATGATTTACATGTCATGATGATATTACACCATGAACACATTAAATGAGGCTACATTTGTATTACACACCTTGATATATATGTCATGATGATATTATACCATGAACACATTAAATGAGGCTATATTTGTATTATACACCTTGATATACATGTCATGATGCTATTACACCTTGAACACATTAAATGAGGCTACATTTGTATTACACACCTTGATATACATGTCATGATGCTATTACACCTTTAAAGACATGCGACGAGGCTACATTTGTATTACATACCTTGATATACATGTCATGATGATATTACACCTTGAACACATTAAATGAGGCTATATTTGTATTATACACCTTGATATACATGTCATGATGATATTACACCTTGAACACATTAAATGAGGCTACATTTGTATTACACACCTTGATATACATGTCATGATGCTATTACACCATGAACACATTAAATGAGGCTACATTTGTATTACACACCTTGATATACATGTCATGATGATATTACACCTTGAACACATTAAATGAGGCTACATTTGTATTACACACCTTGATATACATGTCATGATGCTATTACACCTTTAAAGACATGTGATGAGGCTACATTTGTATTACATACCTTGATATACATGTCATGATGATATTACACCTTGAACACATTAAATGAGGGTATATTTGTATTATACACCTTGATATACATGTCATGATGCTATTACACCTTGAACACATTAAATGAGGCTATATTTGTATTAAACACCTTGATATACATGTCATGATGATATTACACCTTTAAAGACATGTGATGAGGCTACATTTGTATTACATACCTTGATATACATGTCATGATGCTATTACACCATGAACACATTAAACGAGGCTACATTTGTTTTACACACCTTGATATACATGTAGTGACGTTATAACATACCTTGGTATACCTGTAATGATTTAGTACACACACCTTAATATACATAGAATAATTATAAATTGTGGATtaattatacgaccgcaaaaattttaatttttcgtcgtatattgctatcacgttggcgtcgtcgtcggaggcgtccgaatacttttagttttcgcactctaactttagtaaaagtgaatagaaatctatgaaattttaacacaaggtttatgaccacaaaaggaaggttgggattgattttgggagttttggtcccaatattttaggaattaggggccaaaaagggcccaaataagcatttcttggttttcgcactataactttagtttaagtacatagaaatctatgaaattttgacacaaggtttatgaccacaaaagaaaggttgggattgattttgggatgtttggttccaacagtttaggaattaggggccaaaaaagggcccaaataagcattattcttggttttcgcacaataactttagtataagtaaatagaaatctatgaaatttaaacacaaggtttatgaccataaaaggaaggttgggtttgattttgggagttttggtcccaacagtttaggaataaggggcccaaagagtccaaaattgaactttgtttgatttcatcaaaaattgaataattggggttctttgatatgccgaatctgtgtatgtagattcttaagttttggtcccgttttcaaattggtgtacattaaagtccaaagggtccaaaattacactaagtttgattttaacaaaaaatgaattcttgggtttttttgatatgctgaatctaaacatgtacttagatttttgattatggacccagttttcaagttggttcaaatcaggatccaaaattattatattaagtattgtgcaatagcaagaaattttcaattgcacagtattcagcaatagcaagaaatcttcaattgcacagtattgtgcaatagcaagaaattttcaattgcacagtattgtgcaatagcaaatattttcaattgcacagtattgcgcaatagcaagaaatatctaattgcacaatattgtgcaatagcaagaaatgttcaattggagttatctttctttgttcagaatagtagttgaatcaacttaaatcattgttttatacaatatacaatgtatattcacttttactaccaaccaatctttaccattcagtgataacaagcactttattttacattttgatattttatgatgaatttaagagtagttattgttgcaaactccattagaaatttgaattaatatcagttttggaaaaagggaaaggggatgtgaaaaaaagggggggtaaatttttctcatttcagatttcataaataaaaagaaaatttcttcaaacatttttttgagaggattaatattcaacagcatagtgaattgctcaaaggcaaaaaaaagtattttaagttcattagaccacattcattctgtgtcagaaacctatgctgtgtcaattatttaattttagatttaaataagtttgaagaagaaatctttaattgatttgtaaaatcttgacatttgttttgtgtaaaaaccCCATATAATGTCAacaattttatcacaatccaaattcagagctgtatcacgcttgaatgttttgtccatacttgccccaactgttcagggttcgacctctgcggtcgtataaagctgtgccctgcggagcacctggtctATATATTGTTGGCACCAATTGTCCGGGGTTagttgatttcgtggttttgccaaaggcTGCATACAAACCTACAGAAAATTCCTATCTTCATTGTTACTCATGAAATTCTTGAAAATTGATATCAACACATAATAACGAATCCCcagtaatatatataaaatactgtTATTACACGCCTTAATATACATATGATGACTTTTCCCTGCAGAAATCGATCAGAATAAGGAGAGAATGATGGAGATATTAGAGGACCGTGGACTGAGTTTTATGTTCCCGTTATTACGTGTGCAATCCGAGTTGTGGCGACAGATCCAGGCAGAACCAAATGCCACTGCTCTGTACAAGTGGATAAAGGATAGTGTTGATACCAACCTCCAATATACCACAggatttattaatgttttaactGCATGGTAAGTTATAGATACAAACCTCCAATATACCACAGGATTTATTAATGTTTCAACTGCATGGTAAGTTATAGAAGCTTTAGTAGACAGTACTTGCGTAAAAAAACAGGGTAAAACTTTAGTATATCATATAAAcaccctgtataaccccgatacagatgaaaccggatgttgacgcgttcgaatcgaacacaCCATGTAACACTGAGTTTAGACAGTAAggaattaatatttttaaagaaaatccaatatctattcttcgCATATTCTGCTTcaatatattctttgccataatacTCATTACTTACTCCAAGGTTTTTGAAACTTGTGACATTTTTGTACACAAACATCGCAAAACGCACGACAATATCGatgataaaacgtgcttggtatttttaaatattcaaaacttaatgtttctcGTGTCTCAtagttttaaaacatacatttttgaaaatttcataatttaaaattaacaaatttataaagaTCGTTGGTTTATGTTGtatctagaataaaaaaaatacaagtttaaaagtgtcttcattttcatgttgtgtacgcttcgttgtcatAACACCTTTTTGTGACAATATtgcgtttgtcaatgaattttgcgTATATTAAATTATgctttaatatgattttaaccaatatacatgttttaaaaaattaatttaacaCCAAAACATGACCCATAATATCCATTGAATTGTCGAAACACTCTTGGagatattttgtacataaaaaaaaatccttatgtatacgaaagtgTAAATTGGTAGGAAAACACAATTACTCgagatgtaaatatcactgactgagcatacagatacacaggtCCGATTTCTAATTTGATATCATTTTTATCAAGCCTTTACCATACGACATTCAATGTACGaatacaccactgtcccaggttaggggagggttgggtgcccgctaacatgttaatcttgccatattctgtatgtgcctgtccgaagcaAGAagcgtgtaattcagtggttatatatatatttttttgttcactattttatgcataaattagaccgttagtttttttcgtttgaagtgttttacatgtcatttcaatgtgttttataactgactatgcggtatgggctttgctcattgttgaaggccgtacgttgacctatagtcgttaatttttgtgtcttttgatatcttgtgaagagttgtatcaaaaacaaatctttttgatATAGACAGCAATCAAAAATAATCAATGGATTATAGGCTTTTGGCCTGAATAGCAGAGGCGAGTCCAAGAGGGTCATGGATTACAATAAAGTTACATTAAGGCTAATTGtgtatacaatgaacatgtaatTTATAGatctgtcatgtttttttttgttgataaataattcttataacgttatatttaaaatagaaatagaagatgtggtatgattgccaatgagacaactctccacaagaagccaaaatgacacagaaattaatagatcactgtacggcctgcaacaatgagcaacgcccatactgcatagttagctataagagtccccgaaatgataatgtaatattattcaaacttatttatggataaaaaaagaacgaaaacaaatatgtaacacatcaacaaacgacaaccactgaattaaaggctccttacttagttttctagttttatatgtttcaccttttttatatatatatcggggctatagctgactatacggtaaaGTTTTACTTCATTGTTGATTTTTGTGTGTTGAACTTTAATAATTGCTTTATACACCTACATgtacttcatttaaactttggtggaaagttgtctcactggccaATACACCACatctatatgtaaaaaaaaaccagttggaATGTTATCTAAGGCACTCAGCAAACTAATTTCAACGAGTTCCTATGGCTGCTTTCGTTAAGGCGAATTTGGACCAACATCGGCATTTGAAAGAGCctcaaattatgaaaagaaatagTCATTAAAGTTGTTTTTTGGGCAGTAaaatactttttgaaactttatttcctctggaatatatttattaaataaaggcaacagtagtatactgctgttcaaaactcataaatctatggacaaaaaacaaaatcggggtaacaaactaaaactgagggaagcgtattaaatattagaggagaacaacgacacaaaaaatgtaacacacacgactaagcattagacaaaatccgatgagaataaccaatataacatcaaaaccaaatacatgaatttgggatagaaaagtaccaatGTTAATTCACAATCAAATATAGgataaaacaaacgacacaacggaaacacaacgtaaaaatattacacacacagaaacgaactatgatataacaacggccattttcctgacttgatacaggacatttttaaagaaaaaatggtgggttgaacttggttttgtggcatgccaaacctcgcacttatTAACAGTTTCTTTCATCTGGAATAAAGTTGAAAGtcccaattttcaatagaaacattcctATTAGATGTACACTGGTTAAACATTGTAATTTTGGCTTTGGATGACTGATATGTTATGTTCAACTACTTCGACTAAGTAAACagataaaaatttacaataacatACAGAAAAAGGGTCGTCGATGCCATCTCGAATGCCTACATAAGAAAGTGatttatgacagtttttgtcaacgaactgtacagtgattattTAAAATCGCACAACGAACTCGACACACTTGGTGAGACGAACGATACAGTAAGAGAAAACTTAAGAAGTATGATATTGTGTTTATTTTGAGTTTTAGGGAACATTTGAAGGCACGTAGTAATTCAATGTATAGTTATTTGTTATTGCTAAAGGTATTAATACGCAAAAgtgtatgcacgaaaagatattcagcattgttta
Above is a window of Mytilus galloprovincialis chromosome 7, xbMytGall1.hap1.1, whole genome shotgun sequence DNA encoding:
- the LOC143083801 gene encoding eukaryotic translation initiation factor 4 gamma 2-like; its protein translation is MYAQLCHQLCEDAPNFDPSSSSVTTFRRLLLNKCQDEFENRSRATEVFDRKDGPLTPEEAEQYHLAKRKMLGNIKFIGELGKLEMLHEGILHKCIKQLLEKKKSVPIRDMAEDFECLCQIMRTIGRRLDTSKAKSWMDQYFERIRSFSMHVELPSRIRFMLQDIGELRNNKWVPRHVSKDNGPRTITEIRLEASDEFGEYIPTKQGRFTGHGHMNGGLPPQWGSNLTDLFGMSGPGMVMGTIGTGTGPGVINDSPGYMPKQKQGYVNYNKQNQNMMGRTGNQRQNGTTGNQTGRLSPQAQPTQQQQQQRKQAGQQSRDLPPRFAAKLTQPSTQITAPSTNNQVPPMAMMNGVGGSYPQKEEISLRPAKNFNVFKPTSPSNLPRSAQGMPPSSQMSKMVVTPPEPPKPLLNKQQPITIKQEKEKPKPVKKIVPNKEEVDKASTNILTEYLEAGGCNDALNAFKDLNCPKKFMGEVLMKMMKASVDKSDTERENVMILITAMKSENLIFADQFMEGFQMLLDQMSAMEAETPLIKTYLAKFAAMGVTEGVITLAELADPMENGAYYPLFLLCLQQMHKIKDKTWLVASFNNSKVNLQKMLPEIDQNKERMMEILEDRGLSFMFPLLRVQSELWRQIQAEPNATALYKWIKDSVDTNLQYTTGFINVLTACVLKYVTQDCTLGKDIDTSATPDKTGIEKEKQNLDKMKGVLQMFLHDHSDLQMVTLYATQVFCHSQQFPKGMLLRLFMNYYDLEIADEEVFLKWKEEVNDEYPGKGKALFQVNTWLTWLEQAEEESDEEED